TTTCCGCAGCGTGATGAGCCATATTTCGAACAGCTGGGCAAGCAATCCCAAGTACATCGGCTGACGATCTGGATCATCGGCGACGACTGCTTCGAGCGACGCGACAAGTTTCTCGAAGCCATCCAGACCCCGGGCGCCGGTGAGTTGGTTCATCCGTGGCTCGGGCGCATGCAGGCCAAGGCCGGCGAAGCGGAAATGACTCACGATTTTCAGCAGGGCGGGATGATCAGTCTTTTGGTGACGTTCTACCCGGACACCCCGCTGAAGTTTCCAGTCGCCAGGGTCAACAGTCAGCAGCAGGTGGTAAAGGCGTCCGAGAGCTTTTGGGATTCAGCGCTGGATCGGTACAAGTCGGCGATGGCGAAAGTGGATCAAGCCCGCCTCGGTTTGGCCCGTCTGCGCAACAGTTTGTCGGCGGTCTATACGGTGATCCAGCAACAGTTCGCCCCATTCGTGGGAGTCTTCACCAACCTGACCGGGCTGGCGCAATCGATTATGAATGCGCCGGATTCGCTGTCGTCGCTGTTCTCCAGCTACTTCAGCGACTTCTCGGTGCAGGACTATCTCGGAGATGAATCGGGTTACCGCAACACCGTGGCCACGGCCAGCCAGCAAACCGAAGCAGTCGCCAGCATCAACACCGTCAGCCCGTTGGGCGGCGTCGATGCTGTGGCTGCGTCTCAAGCTGCGGCCGATCTGGTGCAAGACGCGCTGCTGCTTCAAATCGCACTGATCGTGAGCGAGATGCCGATTGCTTCGCAGCCGGTATCAACCAATACGACGCCGTCGGTGGAACAGCAGGCCAGTCAGCCGTTTGTGCGCCCCGAGGTGCCGGTCGCTGACGATGTGCTTGAACTGCGCGATAACCTCAACGAGGCGATGCTTGAAGCCTCACTCAAGGCTGACTCCGCGCATTACGTGGTGCTGAACACCTTGCGTCAAACGGTAGTGAAGCACTTGACCGCTGTGGCGGCGTCGGGGGTTCGGCTGGTGGATATCACCCCGCCTGAAACCTTGTCGGCTTTAGTCCTGGCCTATCGTAGGTTCGGTGATGCCACCCGCGAGTCAGAGGTTGTGCAGCGCAATCGCATCCGTCATCCGGGCTTTATTCCGGCGGTGCCGATCAAGATCGCCCAGAGGTAACCCATGCTCGAAGACGAAAACACCGTCACGCTGACAGCAGACGGTTCGGATTACTCTGGCTGGAAATCGGTGGAGATTACTCCAGGGCTCGAAGACCAAGCACGGTCGTTTAATCTGAGCATTACCTGGAAGTGGCCGGGCCAGGACGTTGGCCGGCCAATTCGTGAAGGTGCGAAATGTCAGATCCGTATTGGGGATGACCTGGTGCTGACCGGATGGGCTTTCGCTTCTCCCATCGACTACGACGACAAGCAAATCACCATGTCCATCAGCGGTCGATCGCTGACCGCGGATCTGGTGGACAGTGCGGCGATCAACGAGCCAGGGCAGTGGAACAACCAGAGCGTGCTGTCGATCGTCACCGCGCTGGCGGCGCCTTACAACATCAAGGTGCGCAGCGAGATCCCGGAAAGCGCCAAGCTCTCTGACCACACCATTGAGCCGGGCGAGACGGTGTTTGAATCCATTGACCGGCTTCTGACGCTGTTTCGCGTTTTCTCAACCGACGATGCCACTGGCGTGGTGGTGTTGGCTCGGCCGGGCAGCGAGGGACGTGCCTTCGATAATTTGGAAGTCGGCAAGAACATTCTCACCGGCAGCGCCGGTCTGGACTTCTCCGCCGTCTTTTCCGAATACCGTGTGCTGGGCCAGAAGACCGGCACCGACGAAGAGTTCGGTGCCGATGCGGCGGAAGTATCGGCCACTGTCACTGACGACCGAGTGACCCGCCGTCGCGTAATGGTCATCCAGCAATCCGGGCAGCTGACTCAGGAGCTGGCACAGGCCAGGGCGAATTGGGAAAGCGTTACTCGAATGGGTAAGGCGCTCACCACCACTTACACCGTACAGGGCTGGCGGCAGACCAATGGCGCGCTCTGGAAACACAACATGCTGGTGCGAGTCATCGATCCAATCATCGGGTTTGACCGCTGGATGCTAATCGCCCGGGTGACTTACATCCTCAGCGAGGGCGGCATGATTACAAAAATGGAGGTCGGTCCGCCTGACAGTTTCGAGCCTGAACCGAACGACTCCTTGAAAAACCGCAAACTGAAGAAGGGCGGCAAGGGCGACAACTTCGAATACCTCATCCCCGCAGACTACGAGCCCAAACAATGAGCCTGAAAAGCATGATGGCCCGCGGCACCGTGGTGCTGGCGGCTGCCGGGAAAATGATGCAGACCCTGCAGGTGCGGTTGACTGCCGGTGAACTGAAGGATGGCGCCGAACACTTCGAGCCTTACGGCTATACCAGCAATCCGTTGCCAGGTGCTGAGGTGCTGACTGCGTTTCTCGGTGGTGACCGGTCCCACGCCATCGTGCTGGTGGCGTCTGATCGGCGGTACCGGATCAAGGAGCTGAAGCCCGGCGAGGTGGTCATCTACACGGATGAAGGTGACAAGGTGCATTTCAAGCGCGGCCGGATCATCGACATCGAAACCGAGACGTTGAATATCAAGGCGACTACCTCCGTGAATTTCGATACGCCGACGATTACCCAGACAGGGCAGATCGTCTCCCAGGGCGATCAGGTCGCCGGCGGCGTCAGTCTGATCAATCACCCGCACAGCAACGTTGAAATGGGCGACGACCAAAGCGGGCCACCTATTCCGGAGGCTGGATGATTATTTCGCATACAGCTGAAGCCGGACTGATCCGCGCCGTGATGATCAGCCTATACACCTGGCGCCGCGCGACCACTGACGACCCCGTCGATGATGAAGAGTTGTACGGCTGGTGGGGCGACAGTTACCCCGCGGTTGCCGACGACCGCATCGGCTCTCGCCTGTGGTTGCTTCGCCGCGTGAAGCTGACACCAGCCACCCAACGAGATGCTGAGTTCTACGCCGATGAAGCGCTGCGCTGGCTGCTCGATGATGGCCATGTGATCGGTATCGAAATCAGCAGCGAGAAGGTCGACATCAGCAGGCTCAACCTGATTGTGATTCTGACGATCACTGGCGGCGCTCGGCTGGAAATCAAACCCACCACTGCATGGCAGGTGATTTATGCCGTTTGAAACACCTTCATTGCCAGTGCTGATCGATCGCACTCAAAGCGACCTGGCCAGCGATGCGCTACGCCGCTCCGATGCTCAGGTGCTCGCTCGTACTCTGTCCGGCACAGCCTACGGTTTGTACGGCTACATGGACTGGCTCGTCGACCAGATCCTGCCCGACCGGGCGGATGAGGAAACTTTGGAGCGTGTGGCCGCTCTGCGGCTGAACCAGCCCCGTTTCCCAGCCCAACCCGCAGAAGGCGTCGTAAGTTTCACGGCGGCTGCTTTCGCTGTCCTCGACACCGATGTTGTATTGCAAGCCAGTGATGGTCGAGCCTACAGAATCACCACCGGAGTTACGACTGCTGCAGGGGTTAACACTGCGCTGATCGCCGCCGTAGACGCGGGGGTACTGGGAAATGCCGACGCAGGCTTGACCATGATGCTTGTTCAGCCAGTCGAAGGTGTCGTGAACGCCTTCACTGTGATGGCGCCAGGGCTTGTCGGTGGCATCGCTCAGGAAAGCGTTGAGTCACTACGCGCTCGCGTCGTCCGTTCTTACCGCGTGATCCCGCACGGAGGCTCGGCTGACGATTATGAAACCTGGGCTCTAGAGGTGCCGGGAGTTACACGAGCCTGGTGTCGGCGCAATTATTTAGGGCCAGGCACTGTCGGCCTGTTCGTGATGCGTGATGGCGACGCCGATCCGGTACCGAACCCGACTCAGTTGGCTGAGGTAAAGGCCTACATCGAGCAGCCGAATGTGCGTCCGGTCACTGCTGAGTTGTACGTACTGGCGCCCGTCGAAGTGCCGGTGCTTTACAGCATTCACGCGGTGCCTGATACCACCGCTGTGCGCGCCAACATCCAGAGCCAGCTGATCGACCTGCATGATCGCGAAGCGGGCCTGGGTGAAACCTTGCTGCTGACCCATATTGCCGAAGCCATCAGCGGGTCCCCCGGTGAAACCGACCACGACTTGGTCGGACCGGTGGCTGACGTTGTTCCTGCGACCAACCAGTTGCTGACATTCGGGGGTATCACATGGCTGTGATTCGAACCGCCGATGAATACCGCTTGCAACTGCAGGGCCTGCTGCCCTCAGGTCCTGCCTGGGATCCAGAGCTTGTCCCTGAAGTGGCCCGGGTGTTGGGTGGTGTTGCCGTGGAGTTTTCGCGCCTCGACGCTAGAGCTGTCGATCTTCTCAATGAGATGGACCCTGCTGGTGTGAGTGAACTGGTACCTGATTGGGAATCGATCATGGGCTTGCCTGACGACTGTCTTGGCCCAAATCCGGCTTTTGAAGATCGCCGCCTTGCGGTACGCCGGAGACTGGTCGAGGTGGGAGGACAGAGCCGCGCCTACTTCATTGAAATCGCCGTCAGCCAGGGCTACCCAAACGCCACCATCACCGAACACCGAGCGCCCCGTATGGGGCGTTCTCGTTTTGGCTCCGCGCACTTTGGTACCTGGCGCGCCCAATTCATGTGGACGCTCAACACTGGCGGCCGTCAGCGGAAGGGTAGGCGCTTCGGCGTCAGCTACTGGGGCGAAAGATTCGGCACCAACCCGGGCAACGCACTCGAGTGCCTAATCCGCCGACCGGCACCGGCGCACACGGTTGTGCGCATCAATTACGACTGAGGGTTAAAACGTGGATTTTCCGATTAGTGTGCCCAGCATCGGGCTGGTAGATGGCAAGTTTGTTGACGAAGATCCGCTCTCCGGTTCGCCGGGGTCATTGATCCCGTCGGCGTGGGGTAATGCGGTCACCTTCGAAGTTCTCAATGTGATCGAGGCCGCGGGCCTTGCACCTGACGAAGACAACAATGCTCAGTTGTTGCAGGCCATCAGCGCGATGTTGGCCACGGCGACACCCGAAGCTACCGAAACAGTTCTTGGCCTGGTCAAGCGCGCGACTCAGTTGCAAGTGGATGCTGGCACCAACGACACAGCAGTGGTTACCCCGAAGAAACTGGCTACTGCAGTCCAAAATCAAACTCTCACGGCGTTCACCACGGCCGGCACTGCGACAGCTTTGACGTTGACGCCAACCCCAGCGATCCAGGCCTACGCCCCATACCTGCGCTTCAGTGTCAAATTCAGCGTGACCGGCGGACTCAACCCGACTTTGAATGTCTCGGGTAAGGGGCCAAAGAGCCTAAAGCAATATGACTCCACCGGTACAAAGGTTGCTGCAGTGTTTTTCGCCGACCAAGTTGGTGATGTGGTTTACGACGGCACGGACTGGGTTCTTATCAATGCTATCAACGCCTCGCCTGATGCTACGGATACAGTCAAGGGCGTCGTTGAGCTCGCTACCGCTGCCGAACTTCTCGGCGGCACTGATGCCGTTCGTGCAGCCACCGCTGCCGGACTCCTTGCTGGCTTTCTCGGATCGGGAGGAACATCCGGTACCGACTGGGTAAAAATTCCATTCCGGGATAAGACGACAGGGGTTCGAAGGGAGCTGATTATTCAGTGGACTACCGTGACTAGCGTTGGAGCGTCAGCCCCAAACTTTAGCGGTTCTTGGCCCATGACATTTCCAAACGGACTTCTGGGGTGTGTTGCTACTCCGGTCACCTCGACAAGTGGGTTGTTCGCACAATACAACACCAGAAGTCTGTCTGGGTTTACTGGGCAGGCGCAAGCTTATAACGCGCTTTCCAATGGCATTCCTGTCTCTCTTATAGCGGTTGGGTGGTGAAATGAACGTTTACTATTATCTTGAAGAGAACAGTGGCTGGTATAGCGACGAGTTTCATGGGCCTCGATTCATTGAAGGAAAGCCAAACCCGGATACGCTCATACCTCTAGCCGCGGTTGAAGTTACGGCCGCAGACTACGAGCGCTTAAAGTCGTTGCCCACAGAAGGCGACGAAAATGGTTACCCGGTTGTAGCCCCGCCGCGAACCCCTACGCTAGAAGAGCTCCTCGTCGTCGCCAGGGCTGAGCGTGATCGTCTCTTGGTGTACGCAACGCTGCGCATCAACCCACTGCAATATGCCGCGGACGTCGACGAAGCGAGTGAAGAGGACTTGGCGCTGTTGAAACTCTGGAAAAAGTACAGCGTTGCTGTCAGCAAAACCGAAACCAAACCAGGTTGGCCTGAAGCTCCACAATGGCCGATACCGCCAGTCGCGATTGAATAGACAAATGTATTGATGCCCGCACCTTGCGGGTATTTTTTTGCGTGGAGAAAAGTAATGCCTGTAACTGAAAAGGATCGTGACGTCCTCGCTCGCACATTGTGGGGGGAGGCACGCGGCGAAAGCCTGGCCGGCCAGATCGCTGTGGCTTGGACCATTCGCAACCGAGTGGACGACGGCAAGGATAAATCATGGTGGGGGGAGGGCTACGCTGGCGTATGCCAGAAGCCGTATCAGTTCAGTTGCTGGAACAAGAACGACCCGAACTATCCGTTCCTGAGTGGCGCGAGGCAGATCCCGTTCCGCGAGCTTGCTCAGGCGAGGATCGCCGCTGACCAAGTGATTGATGGAAAGGTGCCGGATCCGACCGGCGGCGCCACACACTACTACGCGACAACGATGCCGAAGCCACCAAACTGGACGAAGGGGGCAAAGCAGACGCTGAAGCTCGGCCACCACCTCTTCTTCAAGGATGTGCCGTGAGCTGGGCTACCCACGATCCCTCTTTTCCTTGAGCAGCCTCTGGTTTTCTCTAAACAGGTGATCCCGCTGGTCAGATATCAGGAGGCGACTGCGAACCCTCCCGGAGAGCTCAGAGTTTTCCTCGGTGACACGATTTAATTCCGCTCTCAGCCGGTCCCGCTCCGTGGATACGTCAGCATGCATTTGCACCAGGCCGAAGATGTCCTCCCGGGCCTTGCGCAATTGCAGGTTGAGCTCTTGGATCTCGTTCTCGTACATGCGCAGAAAGTGACGGCAGGTTTGAAGCTCTGTCGGACAGCCAAGCCAGTCGCTGGTGTCTTCAATTTCATGCGGGTCCACGGTGGTGCCTTATCGATACTGTTTGGATATACAGTAATCGAGGTTTATCAATTCGGCGAGGGCGGGGCGACGAGTTGCTGTCGGAACAGAGATAAGCCGCTCCCGACTTTTGGCTGCGGTTCGCGTTTTAGCAGCCTGGGGCGGATACTCGGAAACACTGATTCCGTGAATATCAGTTTTATCTTAATGCGAGATGAAATGGGGGCAAGATGCCATCTAATGAAAGTATGACCATCAATATGCAGCAGGTCGAACCGAGCCAATCGCTAGGGCCTTTACCGGAAGGCCAGGTACCCATGTACGAGGTCCGTCACGAAAGCGCGCGACGCTGGGTAGACTTCAGTCTTCACCTCTCCGATCTCAACGTCACTCTCAGTTGGCTTGAACTTCTCGTTCACAAGCACACTCAGCGAACGCCAGAAGCAGATGCCTTGTGGACGGCAGCGCTCACCATGTTTTTCAAGTGTTTCCAGCACAGCGAAAGTCGGAACAAACTTAATGCAGCATTGGCCCTCGCGAACGAGCCAGAGGAAGGGCGCGCACAGTTTGCGGTTCTCAAGTCGTTGAGGAATAAGACAGTTGTGCATGATCAAAATGCGTACACGCAAGGCGCCGTGTTGGTGCCAATCGCCAACGCCGATGGACCAGCAAAGAGGGGCTCAGCGAGTGTGACTATCTTTAAGGCGTCAACGCTCGATGATGGGCACATCAACAATTTACGGCTACTTACCTTGGCATCAATCACTTACGTGAATTCTGAAATTTCAGTTGCTTCAGCAGAAGTCGAGGCTTACTTGTGTTCGGCTACCTGTGCCGATCTTGTGGCGGCTGGTCCTTACCTCTATACATCACCTTCCGTAGAAACTGTAAACCGGAGCAGAAACGATCGATAAAAAATCAGCCAAGAACGACGGGAGCGTAGCGATAGCAGGCGCATGGCGATGCCCTTGGCACCGACAAATATTCGCCTATAGCTATCCGTCTGCCCTCACTCGGGCGACATCAGCACCGCGAGTGTTAGCTTGATGAACTCTTCGTTCTTGTCGATGGTGTCCAGGGCCCCGCGCACGTTGTCCGCGACTTCGGCGGCACCTTGCTGCTCGACCCAGTTGGACAGTTCAAGGATGGCGGCCTCAAGGGCCAATTGGTTTTCGTTGATCTTGTAGAGCAGGGAAGGGAGCAGGTCTGAATTTGGCATGGTGTTCCTCCGTGGAAGAGGAAAGCGTAGCAGTCAAAAAGGATTGGCACTCGTTCGGCAGAACGCCGGAGAAGGGGGGTACTACTGTAGGAATATATAACGCAAAGTTATTGATTCTTATAGGGTGATATGCGGGTTTTGAGAGTATCGAAAATCACCATATTTACCTTTTACATCAATAGGTTACAACTAGCTATCGGTCACCTTGACATGGTGGGTGCCTAATTGTTTAGGCTAGGCGTAGCGCTTGTAGCGCAATGCAATCGATGTGCTTCGTCGACTAGGACTTTGCCTTGAAATCACACGCGATGGCATCAATGATCTCTGACCCCGATCGGAAGTGTCTGTACGTGAGATAACCTTCTAAATTTTTTCCCTCAAGACGTCGTAGGAATGTACCAGCCCCCTGGCTGGTTACGGACTTCTCTTCGGAAAAGAACGTGAAGGTTAGAAATTCTTTATTGTAGCGGCCTACGATTTTGTATTCCTTTCCTTTAAAGAAGATTGCGCCAGTCACCTTGTGGCCTAATTTTTTAAGGTTGAGTGATATTTCTTGCTCTCCCGATTCAGCCCAGGTCAGCACTCCCGAGTAAAAAGGCTCTAGCTTAGTGTCTTCTTGTGTTTTTTCGATAAAAAGGGGATACAAAAAATCTTTGTAGATAGCAACGAATATGCCTCCCACGATTGCAGCAATGACTTCAGAAGCTAGGGATTCGAACATGATGCGCTCCGCTGTTCATTTCTGAGTGAACCGGAATCTAGGGGGCTCGCTTGTAAATCATAGCAGTTGGCGGTTGATTGGCTCTGCAGTAAAAGTTTGCGCAAAACCTCCTCTGGAGGCCGTGTATTTCCGTTTGCAAAAGCACAAAAAAACGGATTTTTTGCGACGCTGAGAAGGGCATGTATTCTTTTTAAAACAATGGGTTAGGCCGCTACAGTCCCCAGCATGGGGTGCTAGGGGTCGAGTGTTCGAATCACTCCGTCCCGACCATATATTTCAAAGGGTTGCGAGATTTTATCTCGCGACCCTTTTTTATTTTTGGTCGTTTTTACCCCCACAAAACCACCGGCTCTGGGTGGATCCTCACGACTCCCGCGTGGGCGGACGCAGGCTTTGGCGCTCACGCCTGGTCTCTTTACCGATGTTGTTTGGTCTTTCTCTCGAGAAGCGCCTGGCACTGCTTTAGGTAACTCACCAAGTTCTTCGTGCATTTGCTCCTAGAGGAATCCGACGGTGCCATCGACATTTTCCCACGCTTGGCTCGCTTTGCATGCTTCATACGTGGCGAGCTCATCGCGAGCGCGAACCGCCAGGCGCAAGCGAATGCGCAGCTAGCGCTGCTCCGTCTTCTCGCCCCACTGGTATTCCGCCTGAACCGCTTCGATACCTTGAACCTTGCAGTCGATCGTTTGCGTACAAACTTGCTGCGCGCGACCTTCAGAGGCACTGGCAGAGTGGGGAGGTTTTCGATTATGGGGTACAGCACGGCCTCTGCATTGATTGCAATGTTTCAGCGCCAAGGAGGCCTCACGCCGGAGCAGTACCGCCGACACATGCTTAAGTGAAGGGGCAATGTAAATTGAGCCAAACCTGCAGTTTTATGGACGAAGTGGGCACAACGGTTAATAGATGTCGTAGTGTGGTTAGCTAAAATTTTGTTGCTGATACTACGTTGGGACTGAACATTTGCAACGGCTCACTAGCTATAAGCCAGAAGGCAAGCCATTGAGGGTCTGCCTTTTAGCCAAATTTACTGTTCCTGGAAAACAGATTTTAAGAATACTTGCATGTCGGCCCACGTCATTAGAAATACACCAGTGCTTCCACAGTCCCGGTCAGCTGGTTTCGCGCATCACCCTGGCCGAACGGTCGTGCGTCGTCACGACCGTCGAACCAGTCGTAGCGCAGCTCCGGGCGCAGGGACAGGTATTTGTTGAAGTCGTAGCGCAGCCCCGTGGTCAGTGCATTAAAGGCACCGCGGGCGGTGGAAGAGGGGAACAGTACATAACCGTCCGGGTCATCGAAATGCTCGGCTCGTACGGAAAACGACAAGTCCTTGCGCTGCTGATACGTCAACACGACGTTGGCCCCCCACCAGTGCGCGCCATCGAAACCGGGGCCGGTGACGATGTCCACGGTCGAGGCTTTGCCGTCCCCCGATTGACGGCCATAGACCATTTCCCCGCCCATCGACCACTGCTCGTTGAGCTTGTGCCAGCCATTGAGCGAGTGCTGCTGCTTGAACTGACCGTCCGCAGAGATAAGCCGACCGCGTGGCGTCTGGATGTCGTTGCGACTGTCATTCTGTGAATCGCCGACGAGAAACTCATAGTCGATCCAGGTGTTCATGTCGGGCGTGCGCCAGCGCAGGGCGCCGAGCAGCGCCTTGCTGTCGTTGTTGTCGCGCAGGTTGCCTTGCCCCTGGATCACACCCAGTTCGGCACCGAGCAACATGTTGGAGTTGTTGATCAGGCGCTTGCCCAGCAAGAAACCGGACACCGCGCCGGACTCGGTCATGAACGCGTAGGAACGGCTGGCGAACGGGTTGCGCGCAGCACGTACGTTGGGCGGGATTTCGTAGCCGAGCGCCGGGCCGAAAATGCCGGCGATTGCGGTAAATCCGCCCGCGTATGGCAGGTAAGCCGTGGCAGCGATGTTCGGTACGGCGAGGAAGTTCTGTTTGTCTCGGCGGGCCTTGTCCGGGTCGTCATCACCTGGAGAGTTGATGCCCCAATGCATGTCCCAACCATAGGTGCGGGCTTGCTGGGCGTTGCGGCCATAAGCGGTTTCGAAGGTGAAACCGAACGACGCTTCAGTCGGCGCCGGGCCTGGCAAGGGCGTGACTCGCGGGATGAAATTGGCCTTCAGTGCCTTGTCGGCAAACAGGTGCAGGGTGGCGAGTTCGAAGTTTTCATCGCCGAATCCGGCCACAGGCGTGTTGGTCTGCCCGGACTCGCGGTCCACATGGGACGAGTTGTTGTTGCGCGAATAACCGGCATCCAGCAGACCGGAGACCTTGATGCCGTAGTCGCGCTCCAGTGAGTCACCAAAAATACCGCGAAACACAGTGCCTTCGCCGGTATCGGCCGTTTGGCCAGCCAGGCAATGACCCGTTGCGAGGGCGAACAGAACCGCACCGAACGATTTGACGTTGATGTTCTTCATGGGGTTTCTCTTGTTTTTATCGGGGGAGCAGCCATCCGCTGGCCGCAGTGCGGAACGCTTAGTTGGTGACTGGCACAGCCGTCGTCCGGTTGAGGCGCCAGAAGCCGATGATGCCGATGGCAGCAATAGCGGCCGGGATGGCGGCGGCTACCAGCAAATCACTCGTCGACCATTGCAGGGTCAGGAGCAGGGCGCCAATGAACGGGCCCCAGATGCCACCCAGGCGACCGACTCCCAAGGTCCATCCGGTACCGGTGGCGCGCAGTGCCGTCGGATAGAACGTGGAGGTCATGGCGTTCAGCGCCGCCTGGCCGCCAAGGATGCCGAAGCCGGCGACGGCAATGCTCAGGTATGCCAGGTTGATCGAGGTGTAGAAGTGACTGAACAGGACGATGGCCACGGCCGAAACGATGAACGTGGGCACCAGCACCGCACCGAAGCCGCGACGGTCGACAAACCAGCCCAGCAACCAGCCGCCCGCCAGTCCACCCAGCCACATCGATGTGCCGGCCAGGACCGCTTGCGACGGTGAATGACCCGCGCCGCTCATCAGCACCGGCGTCCACGAGGCAAGGAAGTACACGCAGAGCATGTTCATGAAGTTGATCAGCCACAACAGCAGGGTGCCGGGCAGACGGCCGTCGGCAAACAACAGAGAGAACGACAGGCCTTTCTTGCGCGGCTCACCGATCACCAGAGTGGTTTGGGGATCAATCTGCAGACCAGGCTCGATGCGTTTGAGGATGGCCCGGACGCGGTCCAGCTGGCGGCCGCGCAGTACGCACCATTGCAATGATTCGGGAAGGGCGAAAAACATCAGCACGCCCAGCAACAAGGGTGCGACGGCCCCGAGGTAAAACACCGCCTGCCAGCCGTACAGCGGAATCAGCGCGGCGGCAATGGCACCGCCGACCAGCCCGCCGACCACCATGCCCGACGAGACC
This DNA window, taken from Pseudomonas fluorescens NCIMB 11764, encodes the following:
- a CDS encoding MFS transporter, whose translation is MNNQLDISVIVERSRLGAFQLLVLIQCFLCMVVDGFDIQAMAYAAPSLIADWGIAKANLGPVFSISMLGMLIGSLALGSVADRVGRRPVLVTASLVMAVLMYFTAQATTVDSLLALRFFTGIAMGAIVPNVATLVTEYAPRHNRVMLLTLVSSGMVVGGLVGGAIAAALIPLYGWQAVFYLGAVAPLLLGVLMFFALPESLQWCVLRGRQLDRVRAILKRIEPGLQIDPQTTLVIGEPRKKGLSFSLLFADGRLPGTLLLWLINFMNMLCVYFLASWTPVLMSGAGHSPSQAVLAGTSMWLGGLAGGWLLGWFVDRRGFGAVLVPTFIVSAVAIVLFSHFYTSINLAYLSIAVAGFGILGGQAALNAMTSTFYPTALRATGTGWTLGVGRLGGIWGPFIGALLLTLQWSTSDLLVAAAIPAAIAAIGIIGFWRLNRTTAVPVTN